The following coding sequences lie in one Vibrio sp. BS-M-Sm-2 genomic window:
- the cls gene encoding cardiolipin synthase, translating to MEKLYHFLTLASVALYWVLVAGVTFRVVLKRRSVSVSLAWLMVIYIIPIVGVACYFLFGELNLGRKRAERAHRMFTPFGDWFRKLDDCQLHLPGKVGSPIHKIDELCNNRMGIPALSGNTLSLQASPNEILHAIIEDIENAQTSIKMVFYIWHPGGLTDSVASALIRAAKRGVDVKVLLDSAGSPRFFKSHWRSMMKDAGVQVVQALEVSPWRIFLRRLDLRQHRKIIVIDETIAYTGSMNMVDPAHFKQSSGVGQWIDVMVRVTGPTVNVLSAIHGWDWEVETGERILPDLPECPVEEVITHHPVQVVPSGPGMPEYLILQVLTIAINQANHSVRITTPYFVPSADLLETLKMTAQRGVNVELIIPHNNDSLMVKWASRAFYTELLEAGVKIYEFYGGLLHTKSVVIDEEFCLIGTVNIDMRSLWLNFEVTLAVDDVHFTQQLSELQQSYIELSHPVVLDQWEQRKLRNRFFERLFYLFNPLL from the coding sequence GTGGAAAAGCTCTACCATTTTTTAACTTTAGCCTCTGTCGCTTTGTACTGGGTACTTGTAGCCGGTGTGACTTTTCGTGTCGTACTAAAACGCCGCTCTGTCAGCGTTTCTCTCGCGTGGCTCATGGTTATCTACATTATCCCAATAGTTGGTGTGGCTTGTTACTTCCTTTTCGGAGAGCTAAACCTAGGCCGAAAGCGGGCTGAGCGCGCACATCGCATGTTTACTCCGTTTGGCGATTGGTTCCGAAAACTAGATGATTGTCAGCTCCACCTTCCAGGAAAGGTCGGCTCCCCTATCCACAAGATTGATGAACTTTGTAACAATCGGATGGGCATTCCTGCACTTAGCGGAAACACGCTTTCACTGCAAGCTTCTCCCAATGAGATCTTACACGCAATTATCGAAGATATAGAAAATGCCCAAACCAGTATCAAGATGGTTTTCTATATTTGGCACCCAGGAGGCTTAACTGATTCGGTTGCTTCCGCTCTCATTCGAGCTGCCAAACGTGGCGTAGATGTTAAGGTTTTACTTGATTCTGCAGGTAGCCCGCGCTTTTTCAAAAGTCACTGGCGCTCAATGATGAAAGACGCCGGTGTGCAAGTTGTACAAGCACTGGAAGTAAGCCCTTGGCGTATTTTCTTACGCCGTTTAGATCTAAGGCAGCACCGTAAGATCATCGTGATTGATGAAACCATTGCCTATACCGGTTCAATGAACATGGTTGACCCTGCTCACTTCAAACAGAGTTCAGGTGTTGGCCAGTGGATTGACGTAATGGTTCGCGTAACTGGCCCAACCGTAAATGTGCTGTCAGCCATTCATGGTTGGGATTGGGAAGTCGAAACAGGTGAACGAATCCTTCCTGATTTACCAGAGTGTCCGGTTGAAGAGGTAATAACGCATCACCCTGTTCAAGTAGTGCCATCAGGTCCTGGCATGCCGGAATATTTGATCCTACAAGTTCTGACCATTGCGATTAATCAGGCAAACCATTCTGTTCGCATCACAACCCCCTACTTTGTACCGAGTGCCGATTTATTAGAGACACTGAAAATGACGGCGCAACGTGGTGTAAACGTAGAACTGATCATTCCACATAACAACGATTCACTGATGGTTAAGTGGGCTTCGCGCGCGTTTTATACCGAACTACTTGAAGCAGGCGTGAAGATTTACGAGTTTTACGGTGGGCTTCTTCACACCAAATCGGTAGTGATTGATGAAGAGTTTTGTTTAATCGGAACGGTCAATATCGACATGCGCAGCCTTTGGTTAAACTTCGAAGTGACGCTCGCCGTTGACGATGTACACTTCACTCAACAGCTCTCTGAGCTACAGCAATCGTACATTGAATTATCTCACCCAGTTGTACTGGACCAGTGGGAACAGAGAAAGTTGCGAAATCGCTTCTTTGAAAGATTGTTCTATTTGTTCAACCCTCTGCTGTAA
- a CDS encoding cystathionine beta-lyase, translated as MSENKTTKLITAGRDKKWTNGVVNPPVQRASTVVFNSVEEKRKATINRANKTLFYGRRGTNTHFAFQDAMVEVEGGAGCALYPCGTAAISNAILSFVETGDHILMVDTCYEPTRDFCDTIMKKMGVETTYYEPTIGEGIQDLIKPNTKVLFTESPGSVTMEVQDIPTLARIAHEHDIIVMLDNTWAAGVNFSPFDFGVDISIQAATKYIVGHSDVMLGTAVANEKCWDQLREQSYLMGQCVSPDDAYLGLRGIRTLDVRLRQHAESSLKVAKWLETRPEVDHVRHPALESCPGHEFFKRDFTGGNGLFSFVLKNSNTKATTALLDGMTHFSMGYSWGGFESLILANEPNSFDSLRTVANPNFEGTLIRVHIGLEDVDDLIADLEAGLERYNALV; from the coding sequence ATGTCCGAGAACAAAACCACTAAGCTGATCACTGCAGGTCGTGATAAGAAGTGGACCAATGGTGTCGTTAACCCACCAGTACAGCGCGCTTCAACTGTCGTATTCAACTCAGTAGAAGAAAAGCGTAAAGCTACGATTAACCGCGCTAACAAAACACTTTTTTACGGACGTCGTGGAACCAATACTCATTTCGCCTTCCAAGATGCCATGGTTGAAGTTGAAGGCGGCGCAGGCTGTGCACTCTACCCTTGTGGTACAGCTGCCATTTCTAATGCTATCCTCTCTTTCGTAGAAACAGGTGACCATATTCTGATGGTCGATACCTGCTACGAACCGACACGTGATTTCTGTGACACCATTATGAAAAAGATGGGAGTCGAGACAACTTACTACGAGCCAACGATTGGTGAAGGCATCCAAGACCTTATTAAGCCAAACACTAAGGTTCTGTTTACCGAATCTCCGGGTTCAGTCACCATGGAAGTTCAAGACATTCCAACGCTCGCGCGAATTGCCCATGAACATGACATCATCGTGATGTTAGACAACACTTGGGCAGCCGGCGTTAACTTCTCACCATTTGATTTCGGTGTTGATATCTCGATCCAAGCAGCGACTAAGTACATCGTGGGCCACTCTGATGTGATGTTAGGGACTGCGGTCGCCAATGAAAAATGTTGGGACCAACTGAGAGAACAGAGCTACCTGATGGGCCAGTGTGTATCGCCAGATGACGCTTACCTAGGACTACGCGGTATTCGTACTCTTGATGTTCGCCTACGCCAACACGCAGAAAGCAGCTTGAAAGTCGCAAAATGGTTAGAGACTCGCCCTGAGGTTGACCACGTTCGTCACCCTGCGCTTGAGTCTTGTCCTGGCCATGAGTTCTTCAAACGAGATTTCACCGGTGGTAATGGCTTGTTCTCTTTCGTACTGAAGAACTCCAACACAAAGGCGACCACAGCGCTACTTGATGGTATGACGCACTTTAGTATGGGTTACTCATGGGGCGGCTTTGAGAGTTTGATTCTAGCAAACGAACCGAACAGTTTTGATAGCCTAAGAACAGTAGCGAACCCTAACTTCGAAGGTACCTTAATTCGCGTTCATATCGGCTTAGAAGATGTTGATGACCTGATTGCAGACCTAGAAGCAGGGTTAGAGCGTTACAACGCACTCGTTTAA
- a CDS encoding transcriptional regulator, translating to MKQQSYQICDARYDPLLRQFVREDGHVETIAPIEGKVFLFLLENEGECIERGLIFDRCWGNVIVSEQALTNVISKIRKTLSRVTCGCATIRTVSKTGYSLEIYESIKPSKTEILPSQVTAKASKSNSSPIAKEVLAATEISTDVNTATVTDTGFKTPSNQEPNSTELEPSNSKSNAHVVQAGYLVALICVVVTAFNLFQTYYTPQPYFVDKTEYRDSYTDNTNHYFFHIAHNDSYSLPAITQKLTDVIPSQCNVDVFVRIYPSVDQPESDALYMLVQRENGEALNYGASVFNVESSFDSFTQYMEKRSYFCD from the coding sequence GTGAAACAACAAAGCTACCAAATCTGTGATGCTCGTTATGATCCTTTGCTTAGGCAGTTTGTGCGTGAAGATGGCCACGTAGAAACTATCGCGCCGATAGAAGGTAAGGTGTTTCTGTTCTTACTTGAAAATGAAGGTGAGTGCATTGAACGAGGCCTGATATTTGATAGGTGCTGGGGCAATGTGATTGTCTCAGAGCAAGCGCTCACTAACGTGATATCTAAGATTAGAAAAACGCTGTCACGAGTGACTTGTGGCTGTGCGACCATTCGCACGGTCAGTAAAACGGGTTATTCACTTGAAATCTACGAGTCGATAAAGCCAAGCAAAACTGAAATTTTGCCTTCTCAAGTGACTGCGAAGGCATCTAAATCAAACTCTTCGCCTATCGCTAAAGAAGTGTTGGCTGCAACTGAAATATCTACAGATGTTAACACGGCAACGGTAACTGATACTGGTTTCAAGACGCCTTCCAACCAAGAACCGAACTCAACTGAATTAGAACCTTCAAATTCAAAAAGTAATGCTCATGTCGTTCAAGCGGGCTATTTAGTCGCATTGATTTGTGTCGTCGTAACGGCGTTCAACCTTTTCCAAACCTATTATACGCCACAGCCTTATTTTGTGGATAAGACGGAATATCGCGACAGCTACACAGATAATACCAATCACTACTTTTTCCATATTGCGCACAATGATTCCTATTCGTTGCCTGCGATTACTCAAAAGCTAACGGATGTGATACCTAGCCAGTGTAATGTTGATGTGTTTGTCCGTATCTATCCATCAGTCGATCAACCGGAAAGTGATGCGTTATATATGCTGGTTCAGAGGGAAAATGGGGAAGCTTTGAATTACGGTGCTTCAGTTTTCAATGTAGAGTCATCTTTTGATTCATTTACTCAGTACATGGAAAAGAGGAGTTACTTTTGCGACTAA
- a CDS encoding DNA-3-methyladenine glycosylase I, which translates to MEANTVDRTCAWALKHELEREYHDVEWGVPVYDDQVLFEFITLEGAQAGLSWITILKKREGYRAAFDNYDLNKLAELNEDNVPHIIENFDVVKHKGKIASVYNNARATLELQQEFGSLSNALWQFVDNKMIVNQWTEMSQVPASTEQSKAMSKFLKKRGFKFVGETICYAFMQATGMVNDHVVGCPHK; encoded by the coding sequence ATGGAAGCGAATACAGTGGATAGAACCTGTGCATGGGCACTTAAACACGAGCTTGAAAGGGAGTACCACGATGTAGAGTGGGGCGTACCTGTTTATGATGACCAAGTTCTATTTGAGTTCATTACCTTAGAAGGTGCTCAAGCGGGTCTGAGTTGGATTACGATCCTTAAAAAGCGTGAAGGGTATCGTGCTGCATTTGATAATTACGATCTAAATAAGTTAGCTGAGTTGAATGAAGACAACGTGCCGCACATCATTGAAAACTTCGATGTGGTTAAGCACAAGGGCAAGATTGCTTCGGTATACAATAATGCGAGAGCAACGCTTGAATTACAGCAAGAGTTCGGCTCTCTTTCAAATGCTTTATGGCAGTTTGTCGATAACAAGATGATTGTGAATCAATGGACTGAGATGTCTCAAGTTCCCGCTTCTACCGAGCAATCTAAAGCGATGAGTAAGTTTTTGAAGAAGAGAGGCTTTAAGTTTGTAGGGGAAACAATCTGTTACGCGTTCATGCAAGCGACAGGCATGGTTAATGACCATGTTGTGGGTTGTCCGCACAAATAA
- a CDS encoding efflux RND transporter permease subunit yields the protein MSEENNKPQNDAQQGDEQITGVAAYFIRNKVISWMLSLIFLIGGVSAFFGLGRLEDPAFTIKDAMVVTSYPGATPQQVEEEVTYPLEKAIQQLTYVDEVNSISSRGLSQVTVTMKNNYGPDDLPQIWDELRRKVNDLKVELPPGVNDPQVIDDFGDVYGILLAVTGDGYSYKELLDYIDYLRRELELVDGVSKVSVSGQQQEQVFIEISMKRISSLGLSPSTVFNLLSTQNIVSSAGAVRIGDEYIRIHPTGEFQNVEQLGDLILTEGGAQGLIYLKDVADVTRGYVEVPSNIIGYNGKLALNLGVSFAQGVNVVAVGEAFDRRLAELKYQQPVGIDISEVYNQPKEVDKSVSGFVVSLGQAVAIVIVVLLFFMGLRSGLLIGLILLLTVFGTFIFMQYFKIDLQRISLGALVIALGMLVDNAIVVVEGILIGTQKGRTRMQAATDIVTQTKWPLLGATVIAVTAFAPIGLSEDSTGEYCGTLFTVLLISLMLSWFTAISLTPFFADMFFKGQKVDPDSEGKDPYNGMVFVIYKNFLEFCMKRAWLTMFVLIIGLGASVYGFGFVKQAFFPSSTTPMFQVDVWMPEGTDIRATNTKLKVLESWLAEQDEVEHITTTAGKGLQRFMLTYAPEKSYSAYGEITVRVKSYEVLEGLMKRFREHVNGQFPEIDYKLKQIELGPGGGAKIEARIVGSDPTVLRSIAAQVMDVMRADSGAFNVRHDWRERTKVLEPQFNESQARRYGITKSDVDDFLAMSFSGKSIGVYRDGTTLMPIVARLPEDERVDIRNIEGMKIWSPALSEYIPLQQVTLGYELEWEDPLIIRKNRKRMLTVMADPDLLGEETASTLQKRLQPQIEAIEMPPGYSLEWGGEYESSADAQASLFTTMPLGYLFMFLITVFLFNSVKEPLIVWLTVPLALIGVTTGLLALNTPFGFMALLGFLSLSGMLLKNGIVLLDQIEIEMKSGKDPYVAVVDAALSRVRPVCMAAITTILGMIPLLPDIFFKPMAVTIMFGLGFATVLTLIVVPVLYRLFHKIEVA from the coding sequence ATGAGTGAAGAGAATAACAAGCCCCAAAATGACGCTCAACAAGGTGATGAACAGATCACAGGTGTTGCTGCTTACTTTATACGTAACAAAGTCATCAGCTGGATGCTGTCTCTGATCTTTCTTATTGGTGGTGTTTCTGCCTTCTTCGGTTTGGGTCGTTTAGAGGACCCTGCCTTTACCATCAAAGATGCAATGGTAGTGACTTCGTACCCAGGGGCTACGCCTCAGCAGGTGGAAGAAGAAGTGACTTACCCACTAGAGAAAGCGATTCAACAGCTTACCTATGTCGACGAAGTGAACTCTATTTCTAGCCGTGGCTTGTCTCAGGTAACGGTAACGATGAAGAATAACTACGGCCCCGATGATCTTCCGCAAATATGGGATGAACTTCGTCGAAAAGTGAATGATTTGAAGGTCGAACTGCCACCGGGCGTGAATGACCCTCAAGTTATCGATGATTTCGGTGACGTTTACGGTATTTTGCTGGCGGTAACGGGTGATGGCTACAGCTATAAAGAGCTGCTGGATTATATCGATTACCTAAGGCGAGAGCTGGAGTTGGTTGATGGGGTCAGTAAGGTCTCTGTTTCTGGTCAACAACAAGAGCAAGTTTTCATTGAAATATCAATGAAGCGAATAAGCTCCTTAGGTCTGTCTCCAAGCACGGTATTTAATCTTTTATCGACTCAAAACATTGTATCAAGTGCGGGTGCGGTAAGAATTGGTGACGAATACATTCGAATCCATCCAACGGGTGAGTTCCAGAATGTAGAACAGCTTGGCGATTTGATTCTGACTGAAGGCGGTGCTCAAGGTCTTATCTATTTGAAAGACGTAGCTGACGTCACTCGTGGCTATGTTGAAGTACCGAGCAACATCATCGGTTACAACGGTAAACTTGCACTTAACCTTGGGGTGTCCTTTGCACAAGGTGTGAACGTGGTCGCAGTGGGTGAAGCGTTTGACCGCAGACTTGCTGAATTGAAATACCAACAGCCGGTCGGGATCGATATTTCAGAGGTTTACAACCAACCGAAGGAAGTAGATAAGTCAGTAAGCGGCTTCGTGGTGAGCTTAGGGCAGGCGGTTGCGATCGTAATTGTAGTTCTACTGTTCTTCATGGGTCTACGCTCAGGTCTGTTGATCGGTTTGATACTGCTGTTGACCGTGTTCGGTACCTTTATTTTCATGCAGTACTTCAAGATTGACCTCCAGCGTATTTCATTAGGTGCATTGGTTATCGCCTTGGGGATGCTGGTGGATAACGCCATTGTGGTGGTGGAAGGGATATTGATCGGCACGCAGAAAGGGCGAACCCGGATGCAGGCCGCCACCGATATCGTAACCCAAACCAAATGGCCTTTGCTTGGTGCTACCGTCATTGCAGTAACCGCATTTGCTCCAATTGGTTTATCTGAAGACTCAACTGGCGAATACTGTGGCACCTTGTTCACAGTTCTACTTATCTCCTTGATGCTGAGTTGGTTTACTGCCATCTCGCTCACGCCGTTCTTTGCTGACATGTTCTTTAAAGGTCAGAAGGTCGACCCAGATAGCGAAGGTAAAGACCCATACAACGGGATGGTTTTTGTTATCTACAAAAACTTCCTTGAGTTCTGCATGAAGCGTGCCTGGCTCACCATGTTTGTCCTGATTATTGGTTTAGGCGCGAGTGTGTACGGTTTTGGCTTTGTGAAACAAGCTTTCTTCCCCTCTTCAACGACACCTATGTTCCAAGTTGATGTGTGGATGCCGGAAGGGACGGATATTCGAGCGACGAATACCAAGCTTAAAGTGCTTGAAAGTTGGTTAGCTGAGCAGGACGAAGTTGAACACATTACGACAACGGCGGGTAAAGGTCTGCAACGTTTTATGTTGACCTATGCGCCAGAGAAAAGTTATAGCGCTTACGGCGAGATAACGGTTCGCGTGAAGAGTTACGAAGTGCTTGAAGGGTTGATGAAGCGTTTCCGTGAACATGTAAACGGCCAATTCCCAGAGATCGACTACAAGCTAAAACAGATTGAGTTAGGTCCTGGTGGCGGTGCGAAGATTGAAGCTCGTATTGTGGGTTCTGATCCAACGGTGTTACGTTCAATCGCAGCACAAGTGATGGATGTAATGCGTGCCGATAGCGGTGCATTTAACGTTCGTCACGACTGGCGTGAAAGAACTAAGGTTTTAGAACCTCAGTTCAACGAAAGCCAAGCGCGTCGTTACGGTATCACCAAGTCTGATGTCGATGACTTCCTAGCGATGTCTTTCTCTGGTAAATCAATTGGTGTATACCGTGATGGTACAACGCTGATGCCGATTGTGGCTCGTTTGCCTGAAGATGAGCGTGTTGATATTCGTAACATCGAAGGCATGAAGATCTGGAGCCCTGCGTTAAGTGAATACATCCCACTGCAACAAGTGACTTTAGGTTACGAGTTGGAGTGGGAAGATCCACTGATCATTCGTAAGAACCGTAAGCGCATGCTGACAGTAATGGCGGATCCAGATCTACTGGGTGAAGAGACAGCATCAACTTTACAGAAACGCTTACAACCACAGATTGAAGCGATTGAGATGCCGCCGGGTTACTCACTGGAGTGGGGTGGTGAATATGAGTCATCAGCGGATGCGCAGGCGTCACTGTTCACGACCATGCCTCTGGGTTACTTGTTTATGTTCTTAATCACTGTGTTCTTGTTTAACTCGGTTAAAGAGCCTCTGATTGTTTGGTTAACGGTTCCATTGGCGTTGATTGGGGTGACGACAGGCTTGTTAGCCTTGAATACACCATTTGGTTTTATGGCGCTGTTGGGTTTCTTGAGTCTATCTGGGATGCTTCTGAAGAACGGAATCGTGCTGCTTGATCAAATTGAGATTGAGATGAAATCAGGCAAAGACCCGTATGTAGCGGTTGTTGATGCGGCACTGAGTCGTGTTCGTCCGGTATGTATGGCAGCGATCACAACCATTCTTGGTATGATCCCTCTATTGCCGGATATCTTCTTCAAACCAATGGCGGTGACCATTATGTTTGGTTTGGGCTTTGCGACTGTACTGACGCTAATCGTGGTACCCGTGCTGTATCGTCTGTTCCATAAAATTGAAGTGGCTTAA
- a CDS encoding efflux RND transporter periplasmic adaptor subunit — MKILQVAAGLSCLVLLTACKDKQAAEVNNSPLVKAIEISVIDFSDKLYFPAVANAAEKAHLSFRVAGEINKLDVKEGERVSKGDIIAELDPTDYQLDVDNAQARYTVINSQYRRSSPLVKKGLLAKSQFDEIAAQRQIAYAELELAKLRLSFTKLRAPVDGIISRVSVDQYENIQVGQQVVNIHSVEDVEVVIQLPDQIYVNQPNEQLLANVEAVVRVPSGNEYTAGIKEFTTEPDPSTGTFTVTLALPMPEDDLILDGMAVEVTSNGRDIGLDLKAGVLIPIEAVFNADGDELTRQNSYVWVLNDDKTVSKQQVVLGKANQKTLQVTKGLEMGQHVVVAGVSRLRDGMTVEVLSQETNNE, encoded by the coding sequence ATGAAAATACTTCAAGTGGCCGCTGGCCTGTCGTGTTTGGTCTTACTTACGGCTTGTAAAGATAAGCAAGCTGCAGAGGTGAATAATTCGCCCTTGGTTAAAGCTATCGAGATTTCAGTCATCGACTTTAGTGACAAACTCTATTTCCCAGCAGTAGCAAACGCTGCTGAGAAAGCTCACCTCAGTTTTCGTGTGGCTGGTGAAATTAATAAGCTTGATGTCAAAGAGGGTGAACGTGTTTCTAAAGGGGACATCATTGCAGAGCTTGACCCAACCGATTATCAATTGGATGTCGACAACGCTCAGGCGCGTTACACGGTAATCAACAGTCAATACAGACGTTCAAGCCCGCTAGTGAAGAAAGGCTTATTGGCTAAGTCGCAGTTTGATGAAATCGCAGCTCAACGTCAGATTGCTTATGCCGAATTAGAGTTAGCAAAACTTCGCTTGTCGTTCACTAAGCTTCGTGCCCCTGTTGATGGGATTATTTCACGTGTCAGTGTCGATCAATATGAAAATATTCAGGTAGGTCAACAGGTCGTTAATATTCACAGTGTTGAAGATGTTGAGGTTGTGATTCAACTCCCTGATCAAATCTATGTGAATCAACCGAACGAACAATTGCTCGCGAACGTTGAAGCTGTGGTTAGAGTACCCAGTGGAAATGAATACACAGCAGGTATTAAGGAGTTCACTACTGAGCCTGACCCAAGCACAGGTACATTCACCGTTACGCTTGCTCTACCTATGCCAGAAGATGATTTGATTCTTGATGGTATGGCAGTTGAAGTGACGTCAAACGGTAGAGATATCGGATTGGACTTAAAAGCTGGTGTACTTATTCCTATTGAAGCAGTTTTTAACGCTGATGGGGATGAATTAACTCGTCAAAACTCATATGTATGGGTGCTTAACGACGACAAGACTGTATCGAAACAGCAAGTCGTGTTAGGAAAAGCAAATCAGAAAACATTGCAGGTTACGAAAGGATTAGAAATGGGGCAGCATGTGGTTGTTGCAGGCGTATCGCGATTGCGAGATGGGATGACAGTGGAAGTACTATCTCAGGAGACAAACAATGAGTGA
- a CDS encoding efflux RND transporter periplasmic adaptor subunit has translation MYRASVVLLTALVGLSGCGKELPPVPEPDSRPAKLFTVSVGSNAFERSFPATTEAGDKAVLAFRVPGLLQTIDVTSGQKVSKGEGLATLNPDEYQLLEKQARANFKLADVQYQRSIKLRKDRVVSEQDFDQAKANHNSAKAMLNQAKANLRYTTLVAPYDGTISIIPAENHEYIAAKEGVMNIQTNQILKVVFLLPDQLITRFSSGFETDATMVFDAFPENSYALTFQEVDTEADPKTGSYKVTMVMERPTDVGILPGMSGTVNLVSALAAATKIPTSAMVVDGDDVSVWRVNSDGIVESVSIVIDEKRHIVSGLDDGDRIVTSGVNGLESGIKVREWIKERGL, from the coding sequence ATGTATCGAGCCTCCGTTGTCCTTCTGACAGCTTTAGTTGGGTTGTCTGGGTGTGGTAAGGAGCTTCCTCCCGTACCTGAACCTGATTCTAGACCCGCCAAACTCTTCACTGTCTCTGTCGGTAGTAATGCCTTTGAACGTAGCTTTCCAGCCACCACTGAAGCCGGTGACAAAGCGGTACTTGCATTCCGTGTTCCTGGATTGCTTCAGACTATCGATGTCACCTCTGGTCAAAAGGTCAGCAAAGGTGAAGGGCTTGCAACGCTCAACCCTGACGAATATCAGCTGTTAGAGAAGCAAGCAAGAGCCAATTTTAAGCTTGCTGATGTTCAATACCAACGTTCGATTAAGCTACGTAAAGACCGAGTGGTATCAGAGCAAGATTTCGATCAAGCGAAAGCCAATCACAATTCTGCTAAAGCGATGCTTAATCAAGCCAAAGCAAACCTTCGCTATACCACTCTAGTTGCGCCTTACGATGGAACAATTTCCATTATTCCGGCTGAAAACCATGAATACATTGCTGCTAAAGAAGGCGTGATGAATATTCAAACCAATCAAATTCTTAAAGTCGTCTTCTTATTACCCGACCAACTTATTACGCGCTTTTCTTCAGGGTTTGAGACGGATGCAACCATGGTTTTTGATGCATTTCCTGAAAACTCTTATGCTCTAACCTTCCAAGAAGTGGATACCGAAGCAGACCCGAAAACAGGTTCGTACAAAGTCACTATGGTAATGGAAAGACCAACCGATGTGGGTATTTTGCCGGGCATGTCTGGCACGGTAAATTTGGTTTCAGCGTTAGCAGCCGCCACCAAAATTCCAACGTCAGCAATGGTAGTCGACGGGGATGATGTATCTGTTTGGCGTGTTAACAGCGATGGCATTGTTGAGAGTGTCTCAATCGTCATCGATGAAAAACGCCATATTGTCTCTGGACTGGACGATGGCGATCGCATTGTGACTTCTGGCGTCAATGGTCTTGAATCGGGCATTAAAGTTCGAGAGTGGATAAAGGAAAGGGGGCTATAA
- the pspC gene encoding envelope stress response membrane protein PspC produces the protein MSRELYRDTINGKLSGVCAGLANYFGLEVWLVRILVISAALLGGSFLVLLAYLALTFMLEKQPPHYVDEMKAKQEHTLKQKPWEKGQTAESLLGTLEGDFQQLETSVRNMEAYVTSDTFKVDRAFKNM, from the coding sequence ATGAGTAGAGAACTGTATCGCGACACGATTAACGGCAAATTGTCTGGTGTGTGTGCAGGGTTAGCGAACTACTTTGGCCTTGAAGTGTGGTTGGTTCGTATCTTAGTTATCTCTGCGGCACTGCTTGGTGGTAGCTTTCTGGTGTTATTAGCGTATTTAGCTTTGACATTTATGCTTGAAAAACAACCACCTCACTATGTTGATGAGATGAAAGCCAAGCAAGAGCACACACTCAAGCAAAAACCTTGGGAAAAAGGGCAAACGGCAGAGTCGTTACTGGGCACTTTAGAGGGTGATTTCCAGCAGTTAGAGACCAGTGTCCGCAACATGGAAGCTTATGTGACCTCCGACACTTTCAAAGTCGACCGCGCTTTTAAGAACATGTAA